The following is a genomic window from Deltaproteobacteria bacterium RIFCSPHIGHO2_02_FULL_44_16.
CAAGAGAGAAGAGACATGTTGCATCCACATGGGAAGCGTTGAAACGGGATAGAGAACTCCCGCAAATGGCGAAACGATCATCGGAATGGGCCAAATAAACCACTCAGCTGAAGGTCCTAAACGAAGCACAATCGTGACGCCGACAATGCCGAGGGAGACACCGAAGAGAAAAAGAATAAGAAGAAAAGGGAGAATCAACAATCCATACACCGCAAAGCTCAGACCAAAGATGGTGCTTGCTAAAACGAGCATCGTGATCAGCGCAATGAGACTTGTAAGGGTGCTCGTGAGGACAAGTCCGATAATGTATTCGGAAATATAAAGCGGGGATGCAAAAATATTCAAAAAATTTCGCGACCAGACATCTTCAAAAAAAGACATGGAGACGCCATGCATCACACGAATAAAAAAGTCCCAGAGAAGAATCGCTCCTAAAAGGAGAGGAATAAAATTGAGACCTCCGATAGAAAGGGAATTGAGATAACGGGTGAGAAATCCCCACAAAACAATGTCGATGCCAACCCATGCAAAAATCGGCAAGAGTCGCGACGTGGAGCGTAAAAGATAGAGTTGTCGAAGGAGAATAGCGTTAATGCGATGAAGGTGCATATGGTTGATCTCGCGGTAGAGGTTCTCCTGCGACGGCCATAAAAAGTTCTTCGAGCGTTTTCTTCGAATGTTCTTGCAAAAGAACTTTTGGTTTTCCTTGAAGAAGAATTTTTCCATGCAAAAGAAAAAGAACACGATCGCAAACATCTTCGACCTCATACATATTATGTGAGGTCCAAAGAACTCCTCCCTTTTCAGTTTTGGCAAAATTTCGGATCATGGTGCGAATATCGTGAGCTGTTGTGGGATCGAGTG
Proteins encoded in this region:
- a CDS encoding ABC transporter yields the protein MHLHRINAILLRQLYLLRSTSRLLPIFAWVGIDIVLWGFLTRYLNSLSIGGLNFIPLLLGAILLWDFFIRVMHGVSMSFFEDVWSRNFLNIFASPLYISEYIIGLVLTSTLTSLIALITMLVLASTIFGLSFAVYGLLILPFLLILFLFGVSLGIVGVTIVLRLGPSAEWFIWPIPMIVSPFAGVLYPVSTLPMWMQHVSSLLPPSYVFEGIRTILQGNPLPSITLFLGIALALFYIFLASLFFSFTYRRAVRSGLLARYSAESVG